In one window of Miscanthus floridulus cultivar M001 chromosome 12, ASM1932011v1, whole genome shotgun sequence DNA:
- the LOC136497858 gene encoding AP2-like ethylene-responsive transcription factor AIL5 gives MDTSHHYPWLNFSLAHHCDLQEEERGAAAELAAIAGATPPPKLEDFLGGGVINGESASGGGGPVAAPPEATAPAEMYDSDLKFIAAAGFLGGGSAAGAAATSPVSSLHQADPKLALPTAAAALPAPEQRKAVDSFGQRTSIYRGVTRHRWTGRYEAHLWDNSCRREGQSRKGRQVYLGGYDKEEKAARAYDLAALKYWGSSTTTNFPVAEYEKELEEMKTMTRQEFVASLRRKSSGFSRGASIYRGVTRHHQHGRWQARIGRVAGNKDLYLGTFSTEEEAAEAYDIAAIKFRGLNAVTNFEISRYNVESIMSSNIPMGSMSAGGRSNKALDSPPSGSPDAMPVESSTAPLFAALPVKYDQQQQDYLSMLALQHHQQGNLQGLGFGLYSSGVNLDFANSHGTASSMTHCYVNGGMASSHEQHQHHQQLQDQQQQCENETQQSSNSCSSLPFATPIAFNGSYESSMTAGPFGYSYPNVAAFQTPIYGME, from the exons ATGGACACCTCGCACCACTATCCATGGCTCAACTTCTCCCTCGCTCACCACT GTGATctccaggaggaggagaggggcgcAGCCGCGGAGCTGGCCGCGATAGCcggcgccacgccgccgccgaagCTGGAGGACTTCCTCGGCGGTGGTGTCATCAACGGAGAGAGCGCCAGCGGCGGCGGTGGTCCGGTGGCCGCGCCCCCGGAGGCGACGGCGCCAGCGGAGATGTACGACTCGGACCTCAAGTTCATAGCCGCCGCCGGGTTCCTGGGCGGTGGCTCGGCTGCTGGAGCGGCGGCGACGTCGCCGGTGTCCTCCCTCCACCAGGCAGACCCCAAGCTCGCCTTGCCTACCGCTGCCGCGGCGTTGCCGGCGCCGGAGCAGAGGAAGGCCGTCGACTCCTTTGGGCAGCGCACGTCCATCTACCGCGGCGTCACACG GCACCGGTGGACTGGCAGGTACGAGGCACATCTGTGGGACAACAGCTGCCGGCGTGAAGGGCAGAGCCGCAAGGGCCGCCAAG TATATTTGG GTGGCTATGATAAGGAGGAGAAGGCGGCCAGGGCGTATGATCTTGCAGCGTTGAAGTACTGGGGTTCTAGCACCACCACCAACTTTCCA GTTGCTGAGTATGAAAAGGAGCTCGAGGAGATGAAGACCATGACCCGGCAAGAGTTTGTTGCTTCCCTTCGAAG GAAGAGTAGTGGATTCTCTAGGGGTGCTTCTATTTACAGAGGTGTAACCAG ACATCACCAGCATGGGCGGTGGCAAGCAAGGATCGGAAGGGTTGCCGGTAACAAGGACCTCTACCTTGGAACATTCA GCACCGAGGAGGAAGCTGCAGAGGCCTATGACATAGCGGCCATCAAGTTCAGAGGCCTGAACGCCGTTACAAACTTTGAGATCAGCCGGTATAACGTTGAGAGCATAATGAGCAGCAACATTCCAATGGGGAGCATGTCGGCCGGTGGCCGGAGCAACAAGGCATTGGATTCCCCTCCATCGGGCTCACCTGATGCCATGCCCGTCGAATCCAGCACTGCGCCGCTGTTTGCCGCGCTTCCGGTGAAGTATGACCAGCAGCAGCAGGACTACCTGTCGATGCTCGCGTTGCAGCACCACCAGCAAGGGAACCTGCAGGGGCTAGGGTTCGGCCTCTACTCCTCCGGAGTGAACCTGGATTTTGCAAACTCCCATGGCACTGCTTCGTCGATGACCCACTGCTATGTCAATGGCGGCATGGCCTCCTCACAtgagcagcaccagcaccatcAGCAGCTGCAGGATCAGCAGCAGCAGTGTGAGAATGAGACGCAACAGAGCTCCAACAGCTGCTCCTCCCTACCATTCGCCACACCAATCGCTTTCAATGGGTCCTATGAAAGCTCCATGACGGCAGGCCCCTTTGGATACTCCTACCCAAATGTGGCAGCCTTTCAGACGCCGATCTATGGAATGGAATGA
- the LOC136496973 gene encoding probable receptor-like serine/threonine-protein kinase At5g57670 produces MNYLRSRSLKRLLSLGRRSNADECAEECVDVVVDPPPNKPTWRCFSYEELDQATNGFHQDNMVGKGGYGEVYRGVMDDGRAVAVKRLAPTAAADEKKEKDFLTELGTVGHVRHPNVSALLGCCVDRGLHLVFDFSTRGSVSANLHDLKLPAMSWKQRHGIAVGTARGLRYLHKGCARRIIHRDIKASNILLTADYEPQISDFGLARWLPSEWTHHAIAPIEGTFGCLAPEYFMHGIVDEKTDVFAFGVFLLELISGRKPVDGSHKSLIAWAKPYLSDGVVQGLVDPRLGDGYDAGQLSRLMFVASLCVRAAAVWRPTMTQVLELLESGEISQDQWQMPEKEEQDELWDFDDLDDFEDDDEDNYDDESDSPSISSSACSIRPND; encoded by the exons ATGAATTACCTCCGGAGCCGGAGCCTGAAGCGGCTCCTGTCCCTCGGCCGCCGGAGCAACGCGGACGAGTGCGCCGAGGAGTGCGTCGACGTCGTCGTCGACCCGCCGCCCAACAAGCCCACCTGGAGGTGCTTCTCCTACGAGGAGCTCGACCAGGCCACCAATGGCTTCCACCAAG ACAACATGGTGGGCAAGGGCGGGTACGGCGAGGTCTACCGCGGGGTAATGGACGACGGCCGCGCCGTCGCCGTGAAGCGCCTGGCGCCCACGGCCGCGGCGGacgagaagaaggagaaggacttCCTCACGGAGCTGGGCACGGTGGGCCACGTCCGCCACCCCAACGTGTCCGCGCTCCTGGGATGCTGCGTCGACCGCGGCCTCCACCTCGTCTTCGACTTCTCCACACGCGGCTCCGTCTCCGCCAACCTCCACG ACCTGAAGCTGCCGGCCATGTCGTGGAAGCAGCGGCACGGGATCGCCGTCGGCACCGCGCGCGGGCTGCGCTACCTCCATAAGGGCTGCGCGCGCCGGATCATCCATCGCGACATCAAGGCGTCCAACATCCTCCTCACCGCCGACTACGAGCCTCAGATTTCGGACTTCGGGCTCGCCCGGTGGCTGCCGTCGGAGTGGACGCACCACGCCATCGCGCCCATCGAGGGCACCTTCGG GTGCCTGGCGCCGGAGTACTTCATGCACGGCATCGTGGACGAGAAGACGGACGTGTTCGCCTTCGGCGTCTTCCTCCTCGAGCTCATCTCCGGCCGGAAGCCGGTGGACGGTTCACACAAGAGCCTCATCGCGTGG GCCAAGCCTTACCTGAGCGACGGCGTCGTGCAAGGGCTCGTGGACCCGCGGCTCGGCGACGGCTACGACGCCGGGCAGCTGAGTCGGCTCATGTTCGTCGCGTCCCTCTGCGTCAGGGCCGCCGCGGTGTGGCGCCCGACCATGACACAG GTGCTGGAGTTATTGGAGTCCGGCGAGATTTCTCAGGATCAATGGCAGATGCCCGAGAAGGAGGAGCAAGACGAGCTATGGGACTTCGACGATCTCGACGActtcgaggacgacgacgaggacaaCTACGACGATGAATCCGATTCCCCCTCGATCTCCTCGTCGGCGTGCAGCATCCGCCCCAATGATTAG